A genomic region of Aspergillus oryzae RIB40 DNA, chromosome 1 contains the following coding sequences:
- a CDS encoding mitotic regulator LTE1 (Ras1 guanine nucleotide exchange factor), with the protein MELNTSLVESPGGKPGHAQGKSITALLERNFGSNTQSSLEDKNATCTLRRAHTVAQGKNVGEKTKVGSKTARERIATSFLRVKDSHELLRKRSSKRLDAPASPRDTPAAAREPNHFTVGNVGQNGKIFLRPIRNQSLKEPRPQPFAPSVDQSKGEHVHSRGLDAHGVDEPSRWSNSQLSELRPELIPEETCDDGQSIKTESTRSGPYRSLRRPRPRARSFSTISEQGSTFRAGANGEFRIFIDRPEDRPKSADGSLRPTLGTSIPHYGWDFSYYGADGSTPLYNSIYSRASLSDNFLAARFLRESMNPGPISDVYFSQPDRPSFAASMFSGTPAIELTRGSTATDKPILYELKEPIEPSIFENLVLQMDDDTVVRYVPRTKDISAATPARIVAQISSESFMDYELVSDFFLTFRSYLSASSLLALLLARLQWAINRLQDDGRIIRIRTFAALRHWILNYFVDDFIPDYDLRVRFCETINRMYDNVKAREGGGTSDSKILIDLKRCWYGRCSAYWDFQDQHIAYHTPDYLIVPGGDEQLATSCAESQLRMVRTTSGQDREGRPRPPHVRNDSSATAKSMPVSADSDRSIHATSCSLPPKSPKRLSMAIMDTKGPHPVPLAPLKPVGSLQDPPTSSPVTSRRFPFHSHAHKRSGSFSDSARDGRAPLSLLKLDSQGNLSAPDTLNLGSLIRGELYAPAESYMTMMAPPSPPLPSSSGTDRRSQPEETTKPATSSSGVKTIIGSIRRALNGRNGGQGTSTRNTNGPFALSTRGKTSAMPTNVAFGSDYYRDRKAATAAKKPTRIDILCDRSLQQYHRALAGYADAKEVDPVQEAGTLRSRRSWLAGVDVDELDHPVLRPDQGRAKSVLTGGSKSIVIVDDTGLRSPLMSGAVGLEQPPGFLNGENSTTTPRAASFYPQSQRSTVAGDQYTLPIYFDDMDSRSLSRASQSLRPPGLFASQRSSSVGRGSTSWKRTSPSLRLRKYASFQSGISRQRLAVVAEPDLPSLDQGSQGNLEKPAGPTLRRRPGGDLRQMRDGLGSPLRSHPASFMSNTTYRSSTAGSGATYTTDVHSRPLTHLIPPNPRFSLLQTHSSQDLRRSFEAAIAQFAQIPDDDDGGVESALMKLEGKWTGGSTDTAAEPQQSTQVQGSAREQEFYDTHTRAVWDAGVHRRQTLASESSTYSHFRGRSVPRRPYSESLAESEDSYSSIPLLERGLSDESMKKPSQSRTSSHQAAPGRVQPSDASSKYTWDTESSHPSFDIVKESESIKRIPRGSTFPAPHGFSHRLSGLSEDSADLIDSHEAADQRLSLYTDSMSRSSLGIPRHPLAHPPTPPMTIQHRSVASCASPLNPALFQAPPLTPDPSPSRNIEPVHVRAIDTQHVSSDVLSRSEWDRQHQYPGPDHVPFILSCESQTLAQQLTIIEMAALSEIDWKDLVDMRWSSGSPSSVSWVQFLMEEERRGIDLVVGRFNLMVKWILSEIVLTRNIHERARTITKFIHTAAHARRMCNYATMLQIAIALSSTDCSRLQKTWGLVPSEDRGLLKDMEVLIQPVRNFHDLRVEMETANVQEGCIPFVGLYVHDLTYNSQKPAQVAAHGGEPLINFERYRTTAKIVKSLLRLIDASTKYTFAPVQGIIERCLWIASLSEEEIQTHSKQLE; encoded by the exons ATGGAGCTGAATACGTCGCTCGTCGAGTCGCCCGGTGGGAAACCTGGTCATGCACAAGGCAAATCGATAACAGCTTTACTCGAACGTAACTTCGGTTCGAATACGCAGAGCAGTCTGGAGGACAAGAATGCGACATGCACTTTGCGACGCGCCCACACAGTGGCACAGGGAAAGAACGTGGGTGAGAAAACAAAAGTGGGCTCGAAGACAGCAAGGGAGAGAATAGCAACCTCGTTTCTACGGGTGAAGGATAGCCATGAATTGCTTCGGAAGCGTTCCTCTAAACGACTTGACGCCCCGGCCTCTCCACGTGATACGCCTGCAGCAGCGAGGGAACCGAACCATTTCACGGTTGGAAATGTTGGTCAGAATGGAAAGATTTTCCTGAG ACCGATTCGTAACCAGTCTCTCAAGGAACCTCGTCCGCAGCCCTTTGCTCCGTCCGTCGACCAATCTAAAGGCGAGCACGTCCACTCGCGCGGACTCGATGCTCATGGAGTGGACGAACCTTCGCGGTGGTCCAATTCGCAGCTCTCGGAGCTGCGCCCGGAACTCATACCTGAAGAAACGTGCGACGACGGTCAGTCGATCAAAACAGAATCGACGCGATCTGGACCATATCGTTCCCTCCGCCGTCCGCGTCCCAGAGCGCGCTCTTTTTCAACAATCTCGGAGCAGGGATCAACCTTTCGTGCAGGAGCCAACGGGGAATTCCGTATCTTCATTGATCGACCGGAGGACCGACCCAAGTCTGCAGATGGATCTTTACGCCCAACCCTGGGGACCTCCATACCTCATTACGGCTGGGACTTTTCCTATTATGGTGCCGATGGAAGCACTCCCCTGTACAATTCTATATACTCGAGGGCCTCATTATCCGACAACTTTCTCGCCGCGCGCTTCTTGCGGGAAAGTATGAACCCTGGCCCGATCTCTGATGTTTATTTTAGCCAACCAGATAGGCCGTCCTTTGCCGCCTCAATGTTCTCGGGAACACCTGCTATAGAGTTAACCCGGGGCTCTACTGCCACCGACAAACCAATTTTATACGAGCTAAAGGAGCCCATTGAGCCGTCCATCTTCGAGAATTTGGTTTTACAGATGGATGATGATACGGTGGTTCGGTATGTTCCTCGTACCAAGGATATCAGCGCTGCTACCCCGGCCCGCATCGTCGCCCAGATATCGTCCGAATCTTTCATGGATTATGAATTGGTTTCGGATTTCTTCCTCACCTTTCGTTCCTATCTTTCCGCCAGCTCTCTCCTCGCTCTTTTGCTTGCACGTCTGCAATGGGCGATTAACCGCCTGCAAGACGATGGGAGAATCATTCGTATTCGCACGTTTGCAGCTCTTCGACATTGGATCTTGAATTACTTTGTCGATGATTTCATTCCCGACTATGACCTTAGGGTTCGTTTCTGTGAAACGATCAATCGTATGTATGATAATGTCAAGGCTCGAGAAGGTGGTGGAACGAGTGATTCAAAGATTCTCATCGACCTCAAACGATGCTGGTATGGAAGATGTTCTGCCTACTGGGATTTTCAGGACCAACACATCGCATATCACACCCCTGACTACCTCATTGTTCCGGGAGGTGATGAACAGCTAGCGACAAGCTGTGCTGAAAGCCAACTGAGAATGGTGCGTACTACAAGTGGCCAGGACCGTGAAGGCCGGCCTCGGCCACCACATGTGCGGAATGATTCATCAGCTACAGCCAAGAGTATGCCAGTTTCGGCGGACAGTGACCGGAGTATTCACGCAACGTCGTGTTCGCTACCACCTAAATCTCCCAAACGCCTCTCGATGGCAATCATGGACACCAAGGGCCCACATCCAGTGCCTCTTGCGCCTTTGAAACCAGTGGGGTCCCTGCAGGATCCCCCTACTTCTTCCCCAGTCACATCGAGGCGCTTTCCCTTCCATAGCCATGCACATAAGCGAAGTGGTAGCTTCTCAGATTCTGCGCGGGACGGCAGAGCGCCTTTATCTTTGCTCAAGCTCGACTCCCAAGGGAACCTCTCAGCCCCGGATACCTTGAACCTCGGTAGCTTAATACGCGGTGAGCTATATGCTCCGGCTGAGTCGTATATGACAATGATGGCCCCGCCGTCCCCCCCTCTGCCGTCGTCTTCTGGCACGGACCGGCGAAGCCAACCTGAGGAGACAACCAAGCCTGCTACTTCGAGTTCTGGCGTTAAGACGATCATTGGGTCGATTCGCCGTGCTCTGAATGGCAGAAATGGGGGCCAAGGTACCTCTACGCGGAACACTAACGGGCCCTTCGCCCTGTCAACTCGAGGCAAAACGTCAGCTATGCCAACAAATGTCGCGTTTGGTTCGGATTACTACCGAGACAGAAAGGCAGCGACCGCGGCCAAGAAACCGACGAGAATCGATATCCTGTGTGATAGGTCGTTGCAGCAGTATCACCGTGCCCTTGCTGGGTATGCCGATGCCAAAGAAGTTGATCCAGTTCAGGAGGCGGGTACTCTGCGGTCCAGAAGATCCTGGCTCGCCGGCGTGGATGTCGATGAACTTGACCACCCGGTCCTTCGGCCTGACCAAGGTCGAGCTAAAAGCGTATTAACGGGTGGCAGTAAATCTATCGTCATCGTTGATGACACTGGTCTGAGAAGTCCTCTCATGTCGGGCGCCGTTGGTCTGGAACAACCCCCTGGCTTTCTGAACGGAGAGAATTCAACCACTACCCCGAGagctgcttctttctatccTCAATCCCAAAGATCAACAGTTGCCGGCGATCAATATACGTTGCCCATATATTTTGACGACATGGACTCTAGATCGTTAAGCAGAGCCTCCCAGTCTCTCCGTCCGCCAGGCCTCTTTGCATCACAAAGATCTAGCTCTGTAGGGCGTGGATCGACATCCTGGAAAAGGACGTCACCATCACTTCGTCTTCGCAAGTATGCTTCTTTCCAGAGCGGAATATCAAGACAGCGTCTAGCAGTGGTCGCCGAGCCAGATCTTCCGAGTCTAGACCAAGGCTCGCAGGGAAATCTTGAGAAACCGGCTGGTCCGACACTTCGCAGACGGCCTGGTGGAGATCTACGTCAGATGCGAGATGGCCTTGGCAGTCCATTACGCTCACATCCAGCGTCTTTTATGTCAAATACCACCTACCGAAGTTCTACCGCTGGTAGCGGAGCCACTTACACAACGGATGTCCATTCCAGGCCTCTAACCCATTTAATTCCTCCTAACCCCCGATTCTCCCTTCTACAAACACATTCATCACAGGACCTAAGGCGGTCATTTGAGGCAGCCATCGCGCAGTTTGCGCAAATCCcagacgacgacgacgggGGAGTCGAGTCAGCATTGATGAAGCTTGAAGGCAAATGGACAGGAGGGTCCACTGACACTGCTGCCGAGCCACAGCAAAGCACCCAGGTTCAAGGTAGTGCACGTGAACAAGAGTTCTACGACACTCATACTCGCGCGGTATGGGACGCTGGGGTCCATAGACGCCAAACCTTGGCCAGCGAAAGTTCGACTTATTCGCACTTTCGAGGGCGCAGTGTTCCTCGCAGACCTTATTCCGAGTCTCTCGCAGAGTCGGAAGACTCGTACAGCTCTATACCTCTTCTTGAGCGTGGACTGAGCGATGAATCAATGAAAAAGCCTAGTCAGAGCCGAACCAGTTCACATCAAGCTGCGCCTGGTCGAGTCCAGCCGAGTGATGCTTCAAGTAAATACACATGGGATACAGAATCATCCCACCCTTCCTTCGATATCGTCAAGGAGAGCGAGAGTATTAAGCGCATTCCACGAGGGTCAACATTCCCGGCACCTCACGGCTTCAGTCACCGTCTCTCTGGCCTTTCTGAAGATTCAGCTGACTTAATCGATTCCCACGAGGCGGCCGATCAACGGCTTTCATTGTATACTGACAGCATGAGCCGATCGTCGTTAGGTATACCACGCCATCCTCTCGCACACCCGCCCACTCCTCCAATGACCATACAACATCGATCTGTGGCCTCTTGTGCATCCCCCTTGAATCCTGCTCTTTTCCAGGCCCCACCCTTGACACCAGATCCATCTCCTAGTCGAAACATCGAGCCAGTGCACGTTCGAGCAATAGATACACAACACGTCTCCAGCGATGTTCTTTCTCGGTCAGAATGGGACCGTCAACATCAGTATCCCGGACCTGACCATGTgcctttcatcctctcttgtGAATCTCAAACTCTCGCCCAACAGTTGACGATAATAGAAATGGCTGCACTTAGTGAAATCGACTGGAAGGATCTTGTTGACATGAGATGGAGTAGCGGATCTCCCTCGTCGGTGAGCTGGGTGCAATTTCtcatggaagaagagcgccGGGGCATCGATCTTGTGGTGGGACGTTTCAACTTAATGGTGAAATGGATTCTCTCTGAAATCGTTCTCACACGCAATATCCATGAGCGGGCTCGCACTATAACCAAGTTCATCCATACGGCTGCACATGCCAGACGCATGTGTAATTATGCGACCATGCTTCAGATTGCTATTGCGCTATCTTCTACGGACTGCTCTCGGCTTCAAAAAACTTGGGGACTTGTGCCATCTGAAGATAGAGGTCTCTTGAAAGATATGGAAGTGCTTATCCAGCCAGTGCGGAATTTCCATGACCTTCGTGTCGAAATGGAAACAGCAAATGTACAAGAGGGCTGCATTCCCTTTGTTG gtttgtatgtacatgACCTTACATACAATTCTCAGAAGCCGGCACAGGTTGCAGCCCATGGCGGAGAGCCTTTGATCAACTTCGAACGCTACCGCACGACCGCCAAGATAGTGAAAAGTCTTCTTCGCTTGATTGATGCTAGTACTAAGTACACATTCGCGCCGGTGCAGGGCATTATCGAACGCTGTCTTTGGATTGCATCGCtctcggaagaagaaatccaaaCTCATAGCAAGCAGCTTGAGTAA